A part of Salmo salar chromosome ssa18, Ssal_v3.1, whole genome shotgun sequence genomic DNA contains:
- the LOC106577070 gene encoding olfactory receptor 7D2-like, translated as MTLFLFSVMVNSYLLIALKSSDSFSWRPRYTLLKNLIVSDLLLSLALSSTVLRCLLTRHTLVFGGWCLLQVTVCSTGILCSLLTLTLMAVELFIFICHGLRYMVILTSRRLRLAIVLTWVLSVTVAAVRVGLLLSGQTSFGRAIPGLLCDPIIMDKLPGLHWAMKMFHTVTIIVVLLVCILTFSICYRRMYQAARRAVEPFHSDNSLARHTITFYSFMFFLQLLPIMGNIARLVLRKTNVHDTS; from the coding sequence ATGACTCTTTTCCTCTTCTCTGTGATGGTGAACAGCTACTTGCTGATCGCGCTGAAGAGCTCAGATAGCTTCTCCTGGCGGCCTCGCTATACTCTGCTGAAGAATCTGATCGTCAGTGACCTGctgctgtctctcgctctgtcgtcCACCGTGCTCCGCTGCCTGTTGACCAGGCACACACTGGTGTTTGGAGGCTGGTGCCTTTTGCAGGTCACTGTCTGTAGCACAGGCATCCTATGCTCTCTGCTCACTCTGACCCTCATGGCCGTGGAGCTTTTCATCTTTATATGTCATGGCCTCCGTTACATGGTCATCTTGACTTCCAGGCGACTACGTCTGGCCATAGTGCTGACCTGGGTACTTTCAGTGACCGTAGCTGCTGTCCGAGTGGGTCTTCTACTCTCTGGACAGACCTCTTTTGGTAGAGCCATTCCAGGGCTACTATGCGATCCCATAATTATGGATAAACTACCTGGCCTTCACTGGGCAATGAAGATGTTCCACACAGTCACTATCATTGTTGTACTTCTCGTCTGCATCTTGACCTTCTCCATCTGCTACAGACGCATGTACCAAGCGGCCCGCAGAGCCGTGGAACCCTTCCACTCTGACAATAGTCTCGCCCGTCACACCATCACCTTCTATTCCTTCATGTTCTTCCTGCAGCTGCTGCCCATCATGGGGAATATAGCCAGATTGGTGCTAAGGAAAACCAATGTCCATGACACCTCCTGA